Proteins encoded together in one Pseudomonas sp. ADAK13 window:
- the rimK gene encoding 30S ribosomal protein S6--L-glutamate ligase has product MKIAVLSRNPRLYSTRRLVEAGTERGHEMVVIDTLRAYMNIASHKPQIHYRGKPLEGFDAVIPRIGASVTFYGCAVLRQFEMMGVFPLNESVAIARSRDKLRSLQLLSRRGIGLPVTGFAHSPDDIPDLIEMVNGAPLVIKVLEGTQGIGVVLCETATAAESVIEAFMGLKQNIMVQEYIKEAGGADIRCFVVGDKVIAAMKRQAKPGEFRSNLHRGGSASLIKITPEERMTALRAAKVMGLSVAGVDILRSNHGPLVMEVNSSPGLEGIETTTGKDVAGIIIQHLEKNGGPNMTRTKGKG; this is encoded by the coding sequence ATGAAGATCGCTGTGCTGTCGCGTAACCCGCGTCTGTATTCCACCCGTCGGCTGGTTGAGGCCGGCACCGAACGTGGCCATGAGATGGTGGTGATCGATACGTTGCGCGCCTATATGAACATTGCCAGTCATAAGCCGCAGATCCACTACCGGGGCAAACCGCTGGAAGGCTTCGATGCGGTGATCCCGCGTATCGGCGCTTCGGTGACGTTCTATGGCTGCGCAGTGTTGCGCCAGTTTGAAATGATGGGCGTTTTCCCCCTGAATGAGTCGGTGGCCATTGCCCGTTCGCGGGACAAGCTGCGCTCGTTGCAACTGCTGTCGCGCCGGGGGATTGGTTTGCCGGTGACCGGCTTCGCCCACTCTCCGGACGACATTCCCGACCTGATCGAAATGGTCAACGGCGCACCGCTGGTGATCAAGGTGCTGGAAGGCACCCAGGGCATCGGCGTGGTGCTGTGTGAAACCGCGACAGCGGCCGAGTCGGTGATCGAGGCGTTCATGGGCCTCAAGCAGAACATCATGGTGCAGGAGTACATCAAGGAAGCCGGCGGTGCGGATATCCGCTGCTTCGTGGTGGGCGACAAGGTGATCGCCGCGATGAAGCGCCAGGCCAAGCCGGGAGAGTTTCGTTCCAACCTGCACCGTGGCGGTAGCGCCAGCCTGATCAAGATCACTCCGGAAGAACGCATGACGGCCCTGCGGGCAGCCAAGGTCATGGGGTTGAGTGTGGCGGGTGTGGATATCCTGCGTTCCAACCACGGGCCGCTGGTGATGGAGGTGAACTCGTCACCGGGCCTGGAAGGGATTGAGACCACCACCGGCAAGGATGTGGCGGGGATCATCATTCAGCATCTGGAGAAGAATGGTGGGCCGAATATGACGCGCACCAAAGGCAAGGGTTAA
- the hslO gene encoding Hsp33 family molecular chaperone HslO, which translates to MTDLPDTDFTQRFIFDDSDARGELVALERSYAEVLAKHPYPEPVAQLLGELMAAASLLVGTLKFDGLLILQARSEGPIPLLMIECSSEREIRGLARYDADRIAPDATLADLMPDGVLALTVDPTVGQRYQGIVDLDGETLSDCFTNYFVMSQQVGTRFWLNADGHRARGLLLQQLPADRIKDEEDRADSWAHITALAGTLKAEELLGLDNETILHRLYHEEAVRLFDVQSLRFHCSCSRERSATALVSLGLEDAQDLVVEHGGNIEIDCQFCNQRYLFDAADIAQLFAGAGVDTPSGTRH; encoded by the coding sequence ATGACTGATCTACCGGATACCGACTTCACCCAACGCTTCATCTTCGACGACAGCGACGCCCGCGGCGAACTGGTCGCGCTGGAGCGCAGCTATGCCGAAGTCCTTGCCAAGCACCCCTATCCGGAGCCGGTCGCGCAATTGCTCGGCGAGCTGATGGCGGCTGCCTCGCTGCTGGTGGGCACCCTGAAGTTCGATGGCCTGCTGATCCTGCAAGCGCGCTCCGAAGGCCCGATCCCGCTGCTGATGATCGAGTGCTCCAGCGAGCGCGAAATCCGTGGCCTGGCCCGTTACGACGCCGACCGCATTGCCCCTGACGCGACCCTGGCCGACCTGATGCCGGACGGCGTGCTGGCGTTGACCGTCGACCCGACCGTAGGCCAGCGTTACCAGGGCATCGTCGACCTCGACGGCGAAACCCTATCCGACTGCTTCACCAACTATTTCGTGATGTCCCAGCAAGTGGGCACCCGCTTCTGGCTCAACGCCGATGGCCATCGCGCCCGTGGCCTGCTGCTGCAACAACTGCCGGCCGACCGCATCAAGGATGAAGAAGACCGCGCCGACAGCTGGGCACACATCACCGCCCTGGCCGGCACCTTGAAAGCCGAAGAGCTGTTGGGCCTGGACAACGAAACCATCCTGCACCGCCTTTACCACGAAGAGGCCGTGCGCCTGTTCGACGTGCAATCCCTGCGCTTCCATTGCAGCTGCTCCCGCGAGCGCTCGGCCACTGCCCTCGTCAGCCTGGGCCTGGAAGATGCGCAGGACCTGGTGGTAGAACACGGTGGCAACATCGAGATCGACTGCCAGTTCTGCAACCAGCGCTACCTGTTCGACGCCGCCGATATTGCTCAATTATTCGCCGGCGCAGGCGTAGACACCCCTTCAGGCACCCGCCACTAA
- a CDS encoding PaaI family thioesterase, with protein MELPAGLTHSAFSELIGCRLQRLETGVAEVAMTLEPQLRNRAGKLHGGAIFSLVDIAMGLACSSSHGFDQQSATIECKINYIRAVSDGDVLCAARVIHPGRRTLVVEADVYQDEKLVAKAQGTFAVL; from the coding sequence ATGGAACTGCCAGCCGGCTTGACCCACAGTGCTTTCAGCGAACTCATTGGCTGCCGCCTGCAACGCCTGGAAACCGGCGTTGCCGAGGTGGCCATGACCCTGGAACCGCAACTGCGCAACCGCGCTGGCAAGCTCCATGGCGGGGCGATCTTCAGCCTGGTGGACATTGCCATGGGGCTGGCGTGTTCCAGCTCCCATGGTTTCGACCAGCAGAGCGCGACCATCGAATGCAAAATCAACTACATCCGCGCCGTTTCCGACGGTGATGTGCTGTGCGCCGCCCGGGTCATCCACCCGGGCCGGCGCACGCTGGTGGTCGAGGCTGACGTGTACCAGGACGAAAAACTGGTCGCAAAAGCACAAGGCACCTTCGCTGTCCTATAG
- a CDS encoding Tex family protein, whose translation MDSINSRIAEELGVRPQQVEAAVALLDEGSTVPFIARYRKEVTGSLDDIQLRHLEERLRYLRELDERRISILASIEEQGKLTPQLERDIKLADTKTRLEDLYLPYKQKRRTKGQIALEAGLGELADGLFNDPSLAPESEAARFVDAEKGVADVKAALEGAKYILMERFAEDANLLEKLRNYLKQEATLSARVIAGKEEEGAKFRDYFEHDEPLKSMPSHRALAIFRGRNEGILSSALKVGDELPGTMHPCEGMIGQQFGIQNQNRPADKWLSEVVRWTWKVKLYTHLETDLLGELRDGAETEAISVFAHNLHDLLLAAPAGPRATLGLDPGLRTGCKVAVVDATGKLLDHATVYPHVPHNKWDQTIAILAALCAKHSVDLIAIGNGTASRETDKLAAELIKKYPGMQMTKVMVSEAGASVYSASELASKEFPDLDVSIRGAVSIARRLQDPLAELVKIDPKSIGVGQYQHDVSQLKLARGLDAVVEDCVNAVGVDVNTASVALLARISGLNATLAQNIVTHRDENGAFKTRAALKKVARLGEKTFEQAAGFLRVMNGDNPLDSSAVHPEAYPLVQRIAAETDRDIRSLIGDAAFLKRLDPKKYTDETFGVPTITDILQELEKPGRDPRPEFKTAEFQEGVEDLKDLQLGMILEGVVTNVTNFGAFVDIGVHQDGLVHISALSEKFIKDPREAVKAGDVVKVKVMEVDIPRKRVGLSMRMSDTPGEKIDGARGARPGSAPRQSQGSAPRKETTAPAPANNAMASLFANAKQLKKR comes from the coding sequence ATGGACAGCATCAACAGCCGCATCGCCGAGGAACTCGGTGTACGCCCACAACAGGTCGAAGCGGCCGTCGCTCTACTGGATGAAGGCTCCACGGTGCCCTTCATCGCCCGTTACCGTAAAGAAGTCACCGGCAGCCTCGATGATATCCAGTTGCGGCATCTGGAAGAGCGCCTGCGCTACCTGCGAGAACTCGACGAACGGCGCATCAGCATCCTCGCCAGCATCGAAGAGCAAGGCAAGCTGACCCCGCAACTGGAACGCGACATCAAGCTCGCCGACACCAAGACCCGCCTCGAAGACTTGTACCTGCCGTACAAGCAGAAGCGCCGCACCAAGGGCCAGATCGCCCTGGAAGCCGGCCTCGGCGAGCTGGCCGACGGCCTGTTCAACGACCCGTCCCTGGCTCCGGAAAGCGAAGCCGCGCGCTTTGTCGATGCCGAAAAAGGCGTCGCCGATGTCAAGGCAGCCCTCGAAGGCGCCAAGTACATCCTCATGGAGCGCTTCGCCGAAGACGCCAACCTGCTGGAAAAACTGCGCAACTACCTGAAACAGGAAGCCACCCTCAGTGCCCGCGTGATCGCCGGCAAGGAAGAGGAAGGCGCCAAGTTCCGCGATTACTTCGAACACGACGAGCCGCTGAAAAGCATGCCGTCCCACCGCGCACTCGCGATTTTCCGCGGTCGCAACGAAGGCATCCTGAGCTCCGCGCTGAAAGTCGGCGACGAGCTGCCGGGCACCATGCACCCGTGCGAAGGCATGATCGGTCAACAATTCGGCATCCAGAATCAGAATCGTCCTGCGGACAAGTGGCTCAGTGAAGTCGTGCGCTGGACCTGGAAGGTCAAGCTCTACACGCACTTGGAAACCGACCTGCTGGGCGAACTGCGCGACGGCGCCGAAACCGAAGCCATCAGCGTATTCGCCCACAACCTGCATGACCTGCTGCTGGCCGCACCCGCCGGCCCGCGCGCAACCCTGGGCCTCGACCCGGGCCTGCGTACCGGTTGCAAGGTTGCCGTGGTCGACGCCACCGGCAAGCTGCTCGACCACGCCACGGTTTACCCCCACGTGCCGCACAACAAGTGGGACCAGACCATCGCGATCCTGGCCGCCCTGTGCGCCAAGCACTCGGTGGACCTGATCGCCATCGGCAACGGCACCGCCAGCCGTGAAACCGACAAGCTGGCCGCCGAGCTGATCAAAAAATACCCAGGCATGCAGATGACCAAAGTGATGGTCTCCGAGGCCGGCGCTTCGGTGTACTCCGCGTCCGAGCTGGCCTCCAAGGAATTCCCGGACCTCGACGTGTCGATCCGTGGCGCTGTGTCCATTGCTCGCCGCCTGCAGGATCCATTGGCCGAACTGGTGAAGATCGATCCGAAATCCATCGGCGTCGGCCAGTACCAGCACGACGTGTCGCAGCTGAAACTGGCGCGTGGCCTGGACGCGGTGGTTGAGGACTGCGTGAACGCCGTCGGCGTGGACGTGAACACCGCCTCCGTTGCGCTGCTGGCGCGTATCTCCGGGCTCAACGCCACCCTGGCGCAGAACATCGTGACGCACCGCGACGAAAACGGCGCGTTCAAGACCCGCGCAGCGCTGAAAAAAGTCGCACGTCTTGGCGAAAAAACCTTCGAACAGGCCGCCGGTTTCCTGCGCGTCATGAATGGCGACAACCCGCTGGACTCCTCGGCCGTCCACCCGGAAGCCTACCCGCTGGTACAACGCATTGCCGCTGAAACCGACCGCGACATCCGCTCGCTGATCGGCGACGCCGCGTTCCTCAAGCGCCTGGACCCGAAAAAGTACACCGACGAAACCTTCGGCGTGCCAACCATCACTGACATCCTGCAAGAGCTGGAGAAACCTGGCCGCGACCCGCGTCCCGAGTTCAAGACCGCCGAGTTCCAGGAAGGCGTCGAAGACCTCAAGGACCTGCAACTGGGGATGATCCTCGAGGGCGTGGTCACCAACGTGACCAACTTCGGCGCGTTTGTGGATATCGGCGTGCATCAGGACGGTTTGGTCCACATCTCTGCACTTTCGGAGAAGTTCATCAAGGACCCTCGCGAAGCGGTAAAAGCCGGGGACGTGGTCAAGGTGAAAGTCATGGAAGTCGACATCCCGCGCAAACGCGTCGGCCTGTCGATGCGCATGAGCGACACCCCCGGCGAGAAAATCGACGGTGCCCGCGGCGCACGCCCAGGCTCGGCGCCACGCCAGTCCCAAGGCAGCGCACCCCGCAAGGAAACCACTGCGCCAGCCCCGGCCAATAACGCCATGGCTTCGCTGTTCGCCAACGCCAAACAACTGAAGAAACGTTAA
- a CDS encoding phosphatase PAP2 family protein, whose product MNNPGLFQAKWNLGRLALCNLLALGLLCFWLWPAGQALCVVFDEWLFHLLNDPLASSPTWLHVWAVASLRPFDAVVGVILLTLLIRGDWVFKAIEVRQAFFGFLGTLLLLLFIRMLFSKLAAQMGWQHHSPSMVISGAIQMSDYFPGLEKTWELKDRSSQSFPGDHASVLLIWGMFMTVFAKRIGQVLVIWGLALLFMMPRLVAGAHWGQDDYIGGVLLALLALGWGYYTPFAARVSGFLLRVTSPVFEWFQRVPLVNRLSVIRSA is encoded by the coding sequence ATGAACAATCCGGGTTTGTTCCAAGCCAAGTGGAACCTCGGGCGATTGGCCCTGTGCAATTTACTCGCTCTGGGGCTGTTGTGTTTCTGGCTCTGGCCGGCGGGCCAAGCGCTGTGTGTGGTTTTCGACGAGTGGCTGTTTCATCTGCTCAACGACCCCTTGGCGAGCAGCCCGACGTGGCTGCATGTGTGGGCGGTGGCCAGTTTGCGGCCGTTTGACGCGGTGGTCGGGGTGATTCTGCTGACGCTGCTGATCCGCGGCGATTGGGTGTTCAAGGCGATCGAAGTACGCCAGGCGTTTTTCGGGTTCCTGGGTACTCTGCTGCTGTTGCTGTTTATCCGCATGCTGTTTTCCAAGCTGGCGGCGCAGATGGGCTGGCAACACCATAGCCCGTCGATGGTGATCAGCGGGGCGATCCAGATGAGTGACTATTTCCCCGGCCTTGAAAAAACCTGGGAACTGAAGGACCGCTCCAGCCAGAGTTTCCCGGGGGATCATGCGTCAGTGTTGTTGATCTGGGGGATGTTCATGACCGTGTTTGCCAAGCGAATCGGGCAGGTCCTGGTGATCTGGGGGCTGGCATTGCTGTTCATGATGCCGCGGCTGGTAGCCGGCGCGCATTGGGGGCAAGACGATTACATCGGGGGCGTGTTGCTGGCGCTGTTGGCGTTGGGTTGGGGTTACTACACGCCGTTTGCGGCGAGGGTTTCGGGGTTTCTGTTGCGGGTGACGAGCCCCGTGTTCGAGTGGTTTCAGCGGGTGCCGCTGGTTAATCGCTTGAGCGTCATTCGCAGCGCTTGA
- the rimB gene encoding retropepsin-like aspartic endopeptidase RimB codes for MKTFDHLTVVGLREWVALPDLGVAGLRAKIDTGASTSSLHATEIEPFERDGEKWVRFTAHLGSVVQLRHRRCEAPLVAMKTIKSSNGQAQVRYVISTTLALGDRVWRVEFTLACRKAMRYRLLLGSKALIDGQLVVNPGLKYVQDKPVFPVSTTSATGVA; via the coding sequence TTGAAGACATTTGACCATTTGACCGTTGTGGGTCTGCGTGAGTGGGTGGCACTTCCCGACCTGGGAGTGGCGGGCCTGCGCGCGAAGATCGACACCGGCGCCAGTACCTCAAGCCTGCATGCCACCGAGATCGAGCCGTTTGAGCGCGACGGTGAAAAGTGGGTGCGCTTCACCGCGCACCTGGGCAGCGTGGTGCAACTGCGTCACCGGCGCTGTGAAGCGCCGCTGGTGGCGATGAAAACCATTAAAAGCTCCAACGGCCAGGCCCAGGTGCGGTATGTGATCAGCACCACCCTGGCCCTGGGCGATCGGGTGTGGCGTGTGGAATTCACCCTCGCCTGCCGCAAAGCCATGCGTTACCGCCTGCTGCTGGGTTCCAAGGCTCTGATTGACGGCCAGTTGGTGGTCAACCCCGGCCTCAAATACGTTCAAGACAAGCCGGTGTTCCCGGTCTCTACTACCTCTGCCACAGGTGTTGCATGA
- the rimA gene encoding S6 modification regulatory phosphodiesterase RimA — MTDFPLSLTSPKQGCAGCQQSEPLGFEFAFAYQPIVDLRDQSVFAHEALVRGVNGEGALSVLDQVNDSNRYRFDQQCRTKAIATAATLNMQTHLSINFMPNAVYRPELCIRSTLEAARAHNFPLDRLIFETLESEHVDNYRHLTNILREYREFGFKTAIDDFGAGYSGLNLLADFQPDLIKLDMALIRDVDRDRVRQVIVRGIVTICEQLGVTVIAEGIESAGERDFLADCGIFLMQGYWFAKPAFKALAKVSPDAWAN; from the coding sequence GTGACCGACTTTCCCCTTTCACTCACCTCGCCCAAACAAGGCTGTGCGGGTTGCCAGCAAAGTGAACCGCTGGGCTTTGAGTTTGCCTTTGCGTATCAGCCTATCGTGGACCTGCGCGACCAGTCGGTCTTTGCCCATGAAGCCCTGGTGCGCGGCGTCAATGGCGAGGGCGCGCTGTCGGTGCTGGATCAGGTCAACGACAGCAATCGCTACCGTTTCGACCAGCAATGCCGCACCAAGGCGATCGCCACCGCCGCGACACTCAACATGCAGACGCACCTTTCAATCAACTTCATGCCCAATGCGGTCTATCGACCAGAGCTGTGCATCCGAAGCACCCTGGAGGCGGCCCGCGCGCATAATTTTCCGTTGGATCGCCTGATTTTCGAGACACTGGAAAGCGAGCACGTAGATAACTATCGCCATTTGACGAATATTCTGCGTGAATACCGCGAATTCGGCTTCAAGACCGCCATCGACGATTTCGGGGCGGGCTATTCGGGGCTGAATCTGCTGGCCGATTTCCAACCTGACTTGATCAAACTCGACATGGCGCTGATCCGCGATGTCGACCGTGATCGTGTCCGTCAGGTGATCGTCCGGGGGATTGTCACAATCTGTGAGCAGTTGGGCGTTACTGTCATCGCCGAAGGCATCGAAAGTGCTGGCGAACGAGACTTTCTCGCCGACTGTGGAATATTTCTGATGCAGGGCTACTGGTTCGCCAAGCCTGCATTCAAAGCCCTGGCCAAGGTATCACCCGACGCCTGGGCGAATTAA
- a CDS encoding ATP-binding protein, producing the protein MKTPLWFPQSFFSRTLWLVLIVVLFSKALTLVYLLMNEDVLVDRQYSHGVALTLRAYWAADPENREKIAKAATLVRVAGAGVPEGEQHWPYSEIYQRQMQAELGEDTEVRLRMHVSPALWVRAPSLGEDWLKVPLYPHPLRGQKIWNVLGWFLAIGLLSTASAWIFVRQLNQPLKRLVFAARQLGQGRSVRLPISDTPSEMTEVYSAFNQMAEDVEQAGRERELMLAGVSHDLRTPLTRLRLSLELMGNHTDLTDDMVRDIEDMDAILDQFLAFIRDGRDEVVEEVDLTDLVREVVAPYNQNGEQVRMRLEPIQPFALRRVSMKRLLNNLIGNALHHAGSDVEVAAYVSGDTSAPYVVLSVMDRGAGIDPAELEGIFNPFTRGDRARGGKGTGLGLAIVRRIASMHGGNVELRNRPDGGLEARVRLPLGLMLPRDAV; encoded by the coding sequence ATGAAAACCCCGTTGTGGTTCCCGCAGAGTTTCTTCTCACGCACCCTTTGGCTGGTGCTCATCGTCGTACTGTTTTCCAAGGCCCTGACACTGGTTTATCTGTTGATGAACGAAGACGTGCTGGTGGACCGGCAGTACAGCCACGGTGTCGCCCTGACCTTGCGCGCCTATTGGGCCGCAGACCCCGAGAACCGCGAGAAGATCGCCAAGGCCGCCACCCTGGTTCGGGTGGCGGGCGCAGGCGTGCCCGAGGGTGAGCAACATTGGCCCTACAGCGAAATCTATCAGCGCCAGATGCAGGCCGAACTGGGTGAAGACACCGAGGTGCGGCTGCGCATGCATGTGTCGCCAGCGCTGTGGGTGCGGGCGCCGAGCCTGGGCGAGGACTGGCTGAAGGTGCCGCTGTATCCGCATCCCTTGCGGGGGCAGAAGATCTGGAACGTGCTGGGCTGGTTCCTGGCGATTGGTCTGCTTTCAACGGCGTCCGCCTGGATCTTCGTGCGCCAGCTCAACCAACCACTTAAACGCCTCGTATTTGCTGCACGTCAGCTGGGTCAGGGCCGGAGTGTGCGGCTACCCATCAGCGACACGCCGAGTGAAATGACCGAGGTGTACAGCGCCTTCAACCAGATGGCCGAGGATGTCGAACAGGCGGGGCGCGAGCGCGAGCTGATGCTGGCGGGGGTGTCCCATGACCTGCGCACGCCGCTGACGCGCTTGCGGCTGTCTCTGGAATTGATGGGCAACCACACCGACCTGACCGACGACATGGTTCGCGATATCGAAGACATGGACGCGATTCTCGACCAGTTCCTGGCGTTTATCCGTGACGGTCGGGACGAGGTGGTGGAAGAGGTCGACCTGACGGACCTGGTCCGTGAGGTGGTGGCGCCCTACAACCAGAACGGCGAGCAGGTTCGCATGCGTTTGGAGCCGATCCAGCCGTTCGCGTTGCGCCGGGTATCGATGAAGCGGTTGCTGAACAACCTGATTGGCAACGCCCTGCATCACGCCGGTTCCGATGTGGAAGTGGCGGCGTATGTTTCCGGGGATACCAGCGCGCCTTACGTGGTGCTGAGTGTGATGGACCGTGGCGCCGGTATCGATCCGGCGGAGCTGGAGGGCATCTTCAACCCGTTCACCCGTGGCGACCGTGCCCGGGGTGGCAAGGGCACCGGCCTGGGGCTGGCGATTGTGCGGCGGATTGCTTCGATGCATGGCGGCAATGTTGAGTTACGCAACCGGCCGGACGGCGGATTGGAGGCACGAGTGCGTTTGCCGCTTGGGCTGATGTTGCCTAGAGACGCGGTCTAG
- the gshA gene encoding glutamate--cysteine ligase gives MSELLNRRLALLGKHEHLSLLEQCLHGIERECLRVTGEGRLAQTPHPEALGAALTHEQITTDYSESLLEFITPALPNPADTLSSLDKIHRFAYSKLGNEYLWSPSMPCPLPAEEDIPIAYYGTSNIGQLKYVYRKGLALRYGKTMQCIAGIHYNFSLPEDLWPLLKEAEGFVGTDRDYQSTAYIALIRNFRRYSWLLMYLFGASPALDAGFLRGRSHQLEVLDADTLYLPYATSLRMSDLGYQSNAQAGLTPCYNDLASYTDSLREAVATPYAPYVEVGTHKDGEWVQLNTNILQIENEYYSNIRPKRVTYTGERPIQALMARGIQYIEVRCLDINPFLPMGIDLQESRFLDAFLLYCALNDSPLFADNECGNATSNFLSVVKEGRRPGLQLRRRGESVDMKEWAAELLEQIAPLAALLDQSQGINEHSQALDAQLAKVKDSSLTPSAQVLAAMSERKESFAQFSLHQSQAHAEHFRSEPLKAEEQARFEELARNSLAQQAELEQNEVGDFDVFVGSYQASILAISN, from the coding sequence TTGAGCGAACTTCTCAACCGCCGCCTGGCATTGCTAGGCAAGCACGAACACCTCTCTTTGCTCGAGCAGTGCCTGCACGGCATCGAGCGCGAATGCCTGCGCGTCACCGGTGAGGGTCGGCTGGCACAAACGCCGCATCCCGAGGCCCTGGGCGCTGCACTGACCCACGAACAGATCACCACCGACTATTCCGAGTCGCTGCTGGAATTCATCACGCCGGCCCTGCCCAACCCGGCCGACACCCTGAGCAGCCTCGACAAGATCCACCGCTTTGCCTACAGCAAGCTCGGCAACGAGTACCTGTGGAGTCCATCGATGCCGTGCCCGTTGCCGGCCGAGGAAGATATTCCGATTGCCTACTACGGCACCTCCAATATCGGACAGCTCAAGTACGTGTATCGCAAGGGCCTGGCCCTGCGTTACGGCAAGACCATGCAGTGCATCGCCGGGATCCACTACAACTTTTCCCTGCCGGAAGACCTCTGGCCGCTGCTCAAGGAAGCCGAAGGCTTTGTGGGCACCGACCGGGACTACCAGTCCACGGCCTATATCGCGCTGATCCGTAACTTCCGCCGCTACAGCTGGCTGCTGATGTACCTGTTCGGCGCCTCGCCGGCCCTGGACGCCGGCTTCCTGCGCGGTCGCTCGCACCAGCTCGAAGTGCTGGATGCCGACACCCTGTACCTGCCGTACGCCACCAGCCTGCGCATGAGCGACCTGGGTTACCAGAGCAACGCCCAGGCCGGCCTGACGCCGTGCTACAACGACCTGGCGAGCTACACCGACAGCCTGCGCGAAGCGGTGGCAACGCCCTACGCTCCGTACGTCGAAGTCGGCACCCATAAGGACGGTGAGTGGGTACAGCTCAACACCAACATCCTGCAGATTGAAAACGAGTACTACTCCAACATCCGCCCCAAGCGCGTGACCTACACCGGCGAACGGCCGATCCAGGCGCTGATGGCCCGTGGCATTCAGTACATCGAAGTGCGCTGCCTGGACATCAACCCGTTCCTGCCAATGGGCATCGACTTGCAGGAATCGCGCTTCCTCGACGCGTTCCTGCTGTATTGCGCACTCAACGACAGCCCGCTGTTTGCCGACAACGAGTGCGGCAACGCCACCTCCAACTTCCTCAGTGTGGTCAAGGAAGGTCGCCGTCCGGGCCTGCAATTGCGGCGCCGTGGCGAATCCGTGGACATGAAGGAATGGGCCGCCGAGTTGCTGGAGCAGATTGCTCCGTTGGCAGCCTTGCTGGACCAGAGCCAGGGCATCAATGAACACAGCCAGGCGCTGGACGCCCAGTTGGCGAAGGTCAAGGATTCGTCCCTGACTCCGTCGGCCCAGGTGTTGGCGGCCATGAGCGAGCGTAAAGAGAGCTTTGCGCAGTTCTCGCTGCATCAGAGCCAGGCGCATGCGGAGCACTTCCGCAGCGAGCCGTTGAAGGCTGAGGAACAGGCACGCTTCGAGGAACTTGCGCGTAATTCGCTGGCGCAGCAGGCGGAGCTGGAGCAGAACGAAGTGGGCGACTTTGACGTGTTTGTCGGCTCGTACCAGGCGAGTATCCTCGCTATCAGCAACTGA
- the ompR gene encoding osmolarity response regulator transcription factor OmpR yields the protein MSSTAQTAEGEKILIVDDDPGLSSLLERFFNSKGYRARAVPNTEQMDRLLGREVFNLVVLDLMLPGEDGLTACKRLRGANNQIPIIMLTAKGDELSRIKGLELGADDYLAKPFNPDELMARVKAVLRRQAAPVPGAPGSEDESVTFGDYELSLATRELKRGDEVHMLTTGEFAVLKALVMNARQPLTRDKLMNLARGREWDALERSIDVQISRLRRMIEPDPSKPRYIQTVWGVGYVFVPDGTATK from the coding sequence ATGAGCAGCACTGCACAAACTGCTGAAGGCGAAAAAATTCTCATCGTTGATGACGATCCGGGGCTGAGCAGCCTGCTGGAGCGCTTCTTCAACTCCAAGGGCTATCGTGCCCGCGCGGTGCCAAACACCGAACAGATGGACCGCCTGTTGGGACGTGAAGTCTTCAACCTGGTGGTGCTGGACCTGATGCTGCCCGGCGAAGACGGCCTGACCGCCTGCAAACGCCTGCGCGGCGCCAACAATCAGATCCCGATCATCATGCTGACCGCCAAGGGCGATGAGCTGAGCCGCATCAAGGGCCTGGAACTGGGTGCCGACGATTACCTGGCCAAGCCGTTCAACCCGGATGAGCTGATGGCGCGGGTCAAGGCCGTACTGCGTCGCCAGGCCGCCCCGGTACCGGGCGCACCCGGCAGCGAAGACGAAAGCGTGACCTTCGGTGACTACGAGCTGTCGTTGGCCACCCGTGAGCTCAAGCGTGGCGATGAAGTGCACATGCTGACCACCGGCGAATTCGCCGTGCTCAAGGCACTGGTGATGAACGCTCGCCAGCCGCTGACCCGAGACAAGCTGATGAACCTGGCCCGTGGCCGCGAGTGGGACGCCCTGGAGCGCTCCATCGACGTGCAGATTTCCCGTCTGCGCCGGATGATCGAGCCTGATCCATCCAAGCCGCGTTATATCCAGACGGTGTGGGGCGTGGGTTACGTGTTTGTGCCGGATGGCACTGCAACCAAGTGA
- a CDS encoding RNA-binding S4 domain-containing protein, whose amino-acid sequence MAQKQEEEEKVRLDKWLWAARFFKTRALAKAAIESGKVHWRGERCKPGKEPRIGDEFQIRAGFDERTVVVQALSIVRRGAPEAQALYTETEASIAKRENAAAMRKAGSLGMTTDGKPSKKQRRDLFKFRGSGNDD is encoded by the coding sequence GTGGCTCAGAAGCAGGAAGAGGAAGAAAAAGTCCGTTTGGACAAGTGGCTGTGGGCGGCGCGCTTCTTCAAGACGCGGGCCTTGGCCAAGGCGGCTATCGAAAGTGGCAAGGTGCATTGGCGCGGCGAGCGTTGCAAGCCGGGCAAGGAGCCGCGCATTGGCGACGAATTCCAGATTCGTGCCGGTTTTGATGAGCGAACCGTCGTGGTCCAGGCACTCTCGATTGTGCGCAGGGGCGCTCCCGAGGCGCAGGCGTTGTATACCGAAACCGAAGCCAGCATCGCCAAGCGCGAAAACGCGGCGGCGATGCGCAAGGCGGGCTCCCTGGGCATGACCACCGATGGCAAGCCCAGCAAGAAACAACGACGTGACCTGTTCAAGTTTCGCGGCAGTGGCAATGATGATTAA